In Streptomyces sp. NBC_01707, a genomic segment contains:
- a CDS encoding AAA family ATPase: MGRDREVAALGAALGKPPAVVLIDGEAGIGKSRLLREFLESQAERGCRAMVGACPELRVPYTLGAVVDAVRDGVGSVSGLRLSGLGGALRPLFPEWADDLPPAPEPLEDATAARHRLFRAFVEVFSRLDVGVLVLEDVHWADEATLEFLLFLVSRRPQPVSVVVTYRREEVPPDSLLLRLTSRLPADAHLVRLTLKPLGIAETAAFVSSMLADDHVSAEFAAFLHARTEGIPLAVEESVRLMHDRADLIRQDGGWARRRLDRIEVPPTIRDAMLERVGRLPHDTRTVLYAVSVLSGPADYVTLKAVTGLPEDRFTAQAADALGCGLLHEAGPGQWSFRHSLACHAVYEAMPAHERRAMHLRAGRALEGRPLQPVAQLARHFRLAGDVEASCRYTEQAADLSTQSGDVATAALLLHSLVTSVALPAEPLVRLVMKIQFQALSGSDPYSKIINSLQSALGIQALTPEQQALVRFQIGRVLMVAGEIEAGRLEILRAVPHLAPDALEAARARTLLALPLGNARPVSEHLRWLHEAPAVAMSIAPHHRLLLSVERAFALLMLGEEAGWTAALQIPDEPVDPRAASIVAAGHTNVGEEAMRWGRYDEAGERLAKALALAERYELLDSFDSIASSQAHLDWFTGAWAGLADRAARLVNDDDRVRLKDRCEAALVAGLLQAAAGDREEAQERLRFAGRDDQQRIEAAAALAQLCLRDGDVDEALRLTEGPSESTVGTGIWPRAVEVTPVRVAALVAAGRLGPAADLVTAFEHAVGDKDAKAPQASLVLCRAILAQAEGRLADAAVLFAGAATAWEGLPRPYDALLAREHHAHCLLADGRHEVGLPVLSDVLRGLSALGAHNDADRVARFLNGRGWETQARGRGRPSYGDRLSPRELAVARLLVGGRTNREIAEVLVVSTQTVASQLKSAMRKLRVTSRTALAIRVVELGLTGEQGRSPAADE, from the coding sequence GTGGGGCGGGACCGGGAGGTCGCCGCGCTCGGCGCAGCGCTCGGGAAACCGCCCGCCGTGGTCCTGATCGACGGTGAGGCGGGCATCGGGAAGTCCCGGCTGTTGCGGGAGTTCCTGGAGTCCCAGGCCGAGCGCGGGTGCCGCGCGATGGTCGGTGCCTGCCCGGAGTTGCGCGTGCCGTACACGCTGGGCGCGGTCGTGGATGCCGTGCGCGACGGCGTCGGCAGCGTGTCCGGGCTGCGGCTCAGCGGCCTGGGCGGTGCGCTGAGGCCGTTGTTCCCCGAGTGGGCGGACGACCTGCCTCCGGCGCCGGAGCCGCTGGAGGATGCGACCGCGGCCCGGCACCGGCTGTTCCGCGCCTTCGTCGAGGTGTTCAGCCGACTCGACGTGGGGGTGCTGGTACTTGAGGACGTGCACTGGGCCGACGAGGCGACCCTGGAGTTCCTGCTGTTCCTGGTCTCACGCCGGCCCCAGCCCGTGAGCGTGGTGGTGACGTACCGCCGGGAGGAGGTGCCGCCCGATTCGCTGCTGTTGCGGCTCACCTCCCGGTTGCCGGCCGACGCGCACCTGGTCAGGCTGACGCTGAAGCCGCTGGGGATCGCCGAAACCGCCGCCTTCGTCTCCTCGATGCTGGCCGACGACCATGTATCGGCCGAGTTCGCGGCCTTCCTGCATGCACGAACGGAAGGCATACCACTGGCGGTGGAGGAGTCCGTGCGGTTGATGCACGACCGGGCCGACCTGATTCGCCAGGACGGCGGGTGGGCGCGGCGCCGGTTGGACCGCATCGAGGTGCCGCCCACGATCCGCGACGCCATGCTTGAACGCGTCGGGCGGCTCCCGCACGATACCCGGACGGTCCTTTACGCGGTGTCGGTACTCTCCGGCCCGGCTGACTACGTGACCCTGAAAGCGGTGACCGGCCTGCCCGAAGACCGGTTCACTGCGCAGGCGGCCGACGCACTGGGCTGCGGCCTGCTGCATGAGGCCGGGCCGGGGCAGTGGTCGTTCCGTCATTCCCTTGCGTGCCACGCCGTGTACGAGGCCATGCCGGCCCATGAACGGCGTGCCATGCACCTGCGTGCCGGCCGGGCGCTGGAGGGCCGACCGCTGCAGCCGGTGGCGCAGTTGGCGAGGCACTTCCGGCTGGCGGGCGACGTCGAGGCGTCGTGCCGGTACACCGAGCAGGCGGCCGATCTCTCCACGCAGTCCGGTGACGTGGCCACTGCGGCACTGTTGCTGCACAGCCTGGTCACGAGCGTCGCCCTGCCGGCGGAGCCGCTGGTACGACTGGTGATGAAGATTCAGTTCCAGGCGCTGTCCGGCTCCGACCCGTACTCGAAGATCATCAATTCGTTGCAGTCGGCCCTCGGGATCCAGGCGCTGACGCCGGAACAGCAGGCACTGGTCCGCTTCCAGATCGGCCGGGTGCTCATGGTGGCGGGAGAAATCGAAGCGGGCCGGCTCGAGATATTGAGAGCCGTGCCCCACCTCGCCCCGGACGCACTGGAGGCGGCGCGAGCGCGTACCCTCCTCGCCCTGCCCCTCGGGAACGCACGGCCGGTCTCGGAGCATCTGCGGTGGCTGCACGAGGCACCCGCAGTGGCAATGTCGATCGCGCCCCACCACCGGCTGCTCCTGTCCGTGGAGCGCGCCTTCGCGCTGCTCATGCTCGGCGAGGAGGCCGGGTGGACCGCGGCATTGCAGATCCCGGACGAACCCGTCGATCCCCGGGCGGCGTCCATCGTCGCGGCGGGCCACACGAACGTCGGCGAGGAGGCGATGCGGTGGGGACGGTACGACGAGGCGGGGGAACGACTGGCCAAGGCTTTGGCACTCGCCGAGCGCTACGAGCTCCTGGACAGCTTCGACAGCATCGCCTCGTCCCAGGCCCACCTCGACTGGTTCACCGGTGCCTGGGCTGGACTGGCCGATCGGGCGGCACGGCTGGTCAACGATGACGACAGGGTGCGGCTGAAGGACCGTTGCGAGGCAGCCCTCGTGGCGGGCCTGCTGCAGGCCGCCGCCGGTGACCGGGAGGAAGCACAGGAGCGACTGCGCTTCGCAGGGCGAGACGACCAGCAACGCATCGAGGCCGCGGCTGCGCTGGCGCAACTGTGTCTGCGCGACGGCGACGTCGACGAGGCGCTCCGCCTCACCGAGGGGCCGAGCGAGAGCACCGTCGGCACCGGAATCTGGCCCCGCGCCGTCGAGGTCACCCCGGTCCGGGTCGCGGCTCTGGTGGCCGCAGGCCGGCTCGGCCCCGCCGCCGACCTGGTGACCGCCTTCGAGCATGCCGTGGGCGACAAGGACGCTAAGGCGCCGCAGGCGTCCCTGGTCCTGTGCCGCGCGATCCTGGCCCAAGCCGAGGGCCGGCTCGCCGACGCCGCGGTGCTGTTCGCCGGCGCGGCCACCGCATGGGAGGGTCTGCCGCGCCCGTACGACGCTTTGCTCGCCCGGGAGCACCACGCCCACTGCCTGCTCGCCGACGGTCGGCACGAGGTCGGCCTGCCCGTACTGTCCGACGTCTTGCGGGGGTTGTCGGCCCTCGGCGCCCACAATGACGCCGACCGGGTGGCGCGGTTCCTGAACGGGCGAGGGTGGGAGACCCAGGCACGAGGCCGGGGCCGGCCAAGCTACGGCGACCGGCTCTCCCCGCGCGAACTGGCGGTGGCCCGCCTGCTGGTCGGTGGCCGGACGAACCGGGAGATCGCCGAGGTGCTGGTGGTGTCGACACAGACCGTGGCCAGCCAGCTGAAGTCAGCCATGCGCAAGCTGCGCGTGACGTCGCGGACCGCGCTCGCCATCAGAGTCGTGGAGTTGGGCCTCACCGGCGAGCAGGGGCGATCGCCGGCGGCCGACGAGTAA